The bacterium genome has a window encoding:
- a CDS encoding YkgJ family cysteine cluster protein, translated as MNFKYEQEIDDFKKELDEFPQYLCRRCGKCCKVIATSDTHEELERLAALGNIEAKVFTDLFKRFTSVEEARKAVPEQVDKILDELSYKEDVDVNNVTFYYCPHITEDNLCPMHEKRPTVCSRAPHHGWTCMPPGCGFEGWQFELREKYKQMTRKFKEYLTAVEALSEDGKVPGKDMTIEEFKKLIDEQIKPWSKYGSMFW; from the coding sequence ATGAATTTTAAGTACGAACAAGAAATAGACGACTTTAAAAAAGAACTTGACGAATTTCCTCAATATTTATGCAGAAGGTGTGGAAAATGCTGCAAAGTAATTGCAACCTCTGATACACATGAAGAACTTGAAAGACTTGCAGCACTTGGTAATATTGAAGCAAAAGTGTTTACGGATCTTTTCAAAAGATTTACTTCGGTGGAAGAAGCCAGAAAGGCTGTACCTGAGCAAGTAGATAAGATTCTTGATGAACTAAGCTATAAAGAAGATGTTGATGTAAATAATGTAACTTTTTACTACTGCCCTCATATCACAGAAGATAATTTATGCCCTATGCACGAAAAAAGACCTACTGTTTGCAGTCGTGCGCCACATCATGGCTGGACATGTATGCCTCCGGGCTGCGGCTTTGAAGGCTGGCAATTTGAACTGAGAGAAAAATATAAGCAAATGACCCGCAAATTTAAAGAGTACTTAACTGCGGTAGAAGCACTTTCCGAAGATGGAAAAGTCCCCGGAAAAGACATGACGATAGAAGAATTTAAAAAATTAATTGATGAACAAATAAAACCCTGGAGTAAATATGGATCTATGTTCTGGTAA
- a CDS encoding NADH-dependent [FeFe] hydrogenase, group A6, with protein sequence MENVKISINGKIVEAKQDWTILDAAKSIGINIPTLCYYPFISRRGACRLCVVEVENSANLVASCVFPIKEGLIIQTHTPRVLKARKTLLELLVANHNMECLVCRRNGDCKLQTLCEEYEISENVYKGKKRPDYKDCSSEAYVKDYGKCILCGRCTKVCEELQDVHAIEFVDRGFYSEILPAFRNKIADSVCIDCGQCVISCPVASLIEKDSTEEVFNALADVNKCVIVQTAPSIRVTIGEAMGLKAGTVSTGKMVSGLRQLGFKKVFDTAFGADLTVMEEASELVNRINNNGKLPMMTSCSPGWTKFIETFYPEFIPNLSTCKSPHQMLGAIIKSYFATQNSIKPEDIFVVSVMPCTAKKFEITRNTNKVDGLQDVDVVITTRELAKILKTGGVDFFQIEESDFDNPLGAASSAGEIFGASGGVLEASLRTAYQLMTGTELEEINFKSVRGLSRIKEASLNVNGKIINVAAVSSLSEARKVIVKIKNGEVNYDFMEVMACPGGCIAGGGQPYTEDYEVIKARMESLYAIDFGKKIRKAHENPFITKLYKDFLGEPLSHISHKYLHTKFKPRPNVY encoded by the coding sequence ATGGAAAATGTAAAAATATCCATAAACGGAAAAATTGTCGAAGCAAAGCAGGATTGGACTATACTGGATGCGGCAAAGTCAATCGGAATAAACATTCCTACACTTTGCTATTATCCGTTTATTAGCAGAAGGGGTGCTTGCAGGCTTTGCGTGGTAGAGGTAGAAAATAGTGCTAATCTCGTTGCTTCTTGTGTTTTTCCGATAAAAGAAGGGTTAATAATTCAAACTCATACTCCCAGAGTTTTAAAAGCAAGAAAAACACTTTTGGAACTTCTTGTGGCAAACCACAATATGGAGTGTCTTGTATGCAGGAGAAATGGCGACTGCAAGCTCCAAACACTATGCGAAGAATACGAAATTTCAGAAAATGTCTATAAAGGTAAAAAACGACCTGATTATAAAGATTGTTCTTCTGAAGCTTATGTAAAAGATTATGGAAAATGTATTTTATGCGGCAGATGCACAAAAGTTTGTGAAGAATTGCAGGATGTTCACGCAATTGAATTTGTTGACAGAGGTTTTTATTCAGAAATATTGCCTGCTTTTAGAAATAAAATTGCAGATTCTGTTTGTATAGACTGCGGACAATGTGTAATTTCCTGTCCTGTCGCATCACTTATAGAAAAAGACTCTACAGAAGAAGTATTTAACGCTCTGGCAGATGTAAACAAGTGCGTTATAGTTCAAACAGCACCGTCTATAAGGGTAACTATCGGTGAAGCAATGGGTTTAAAGGCAGGAACTGTTTCAACAGGAAAAATGGTAAGCGGTTTAAGGCAACTAGGCTTTAAAAAAGTTTTTGATACAGCGTTTGGCGCTGATTTGACAGTTATGGAAGAAGCAAGCGAGCTTGTTAACCGCATAAATAATAATGGAAAACTTCCTATGATGACTTCCTGTTCACCGGGATGGACCAAATTTATTGAAACTTTTTACCCTGAATTTATTCCTAACCTCTCAACATGCAAATCTCCTCATCAAATGTTAGGCGCAATAATAAAAAGTTATTTTGCCACTCAGAACAGTATTAAACCTGAAGATATTTTTGTTGTATCAGTTATGCCATGTACTGCAAAGAAATTTGAAATAACAAGAAATACAAATAAAGTTGACGGACTTCAAGATGTTGATGTCGTAATAACAACAAGGGAACTTGCCAAAATCTTAAAAACAGGCGGCGTGGACTTTTTTCAGATTGAAGAGTCTGACTTTGATAATCCGCTGGGGGCTGCATCAAGTGCGGGAGAAATTTTCGGAGCATCAGGCGGGGTTTTGGAAGCGTCTTTAAGAACAGCATATCAATTAATGACAGGAACTGAACTTGAAGAAATAAATTTTAAATCAGTAAGGGGCTTAAGCAGGATAAAAGAAGCTTCTCTTAATGTAAACGGAAAAATTATTAATGTTGCAGCCGTCAGTTCTCTATCCGAGGCCAGAAAAGTTATTGTAAAAATAAAAAACGGTGAAGTTAACTATGATTTTATGGAAGTAATGGCGTGTCCCGGTGGTTGCATTGCAGGAGGCGGCCAGCCTTATACAGAAGACTATGAAGTAATAAAAGCCAGAATGGAAAGCCTTTATGCTATAGATTTCGGCAAAAAAATCAGAAAAGCACACGAAAATCCATTTATAACTAAACTATATAAAGATTTCCTCGGAGAACCGTTAAGCCATATTTCTCACAAATATCTCCACACAAAATTTAAACCCAGACCAAATGTATATTAG